Genomic segment of Paenibacillaceae bacterium GAS479:
AGATCGTCTTTGCGAACGACACCGGAAAGCTTATTTAACAATACTTGCAGGGGCCGATAACTAATGATGGATAATAGGAAAGCTGAAGCAGTACCGATAACAACCGAAATTAAAATAGCTAGAAGTGAACTGAACAAATTTTGAATACCAATTACATTTTTGTCAGGGTAGGTTAACGTATACTGCCAATCGCTGACTTGGGATGGCATCCGTACTTCGTACGTCGATCCTTGATTACCGCCGGCTTTAATGTAATCATGCTGATAAACGAGGGTATCATTAGCCTTAATTAAAATCTTACTCGACTCGCCGCCGCCAAAACGCTCCATGTAATCGGTCAAATAAACGATATCAACAAATAGAATCAATGAGGCACGCGGGTTATTCACAACTTCCAGACTTTGCAAAACCGGAATAACCCGCCTTTTTTCTTCTCCAAGCTTAATTGTAGTCGGCTGTAAAATGTTAAAATATTCATAATTCGGAAAGGACTCATTAAGTCGCTTCCGTGTAGCTTCATCAAATGAGGCTACGGATGTGAAAAATTCATCTTCTGCAAACTTGCCCCATGAGGAAATAACGAGCTCTTTTTGTGGAAAAACGAGCGCTCCAAAGGGAAGAATACCTAGACTATTGATCGCATTCGTTAAGTCCTTGCGGATCTCGATCAGCTTAACTATATCGAATTCCTGATCATATACATCTGTATTCTGCATCAGCTTTTGAACCCATGATTGCTCGCTCAGCATGTTGCTCAAGCTTTTCAATTGAGTTAATTTACTGTCTACAACATCCGCGATTCGCTTAGAGTCGGCAACATATTTTTCAGTTGTTTTGCGTTGCTCTTCCAGTATATTTCTATGCATATTCAAAGCACTGAACACGATAATGGGAATGATTAATATGGCCGTATAAGACATAAATGTTCTACGAAATGTACTGCTGGCGAAGTGTTTGCTGTGCAATGACCGCCCCTCCTTCGCTCTATCTGTATCTAGTTATTGGATCTGGTTATATCGGTCATGCAATTGCTGATCAATTTCGATCAGCTGATCAAGCCCAAGTTTCTTCAGCTCAGCGATATATTGATCCCAATCATCCAATGATTTCTGACCGAGCGCCAGCTTTGTTGCAAGTTCCAGAGAATAAGTACTCAAATTATTCATGATTTTCGTTTTTGCTTCCAGCTGTTGATCATTCGGAATTGCCAAATATTTGTGATTCATATTGACGTAGTATGGCTTATACTCCATAATCGCTAACTCATGATCTGCTTTATGCTTTGGCACATTGGTCAGCTCGGACTCTAAGTTGGCAAATTGCACACGTGGGAAGATGCCATCGCCGTATATCGCGCCCCCCGTAACCAGCTTGGATTTTGCTTTTTCCTCATCGTTACCATTATCAATAAAAACTTTTGCCCCGCCATCAAATTTATAGGTTTGACCTTCGATGCCCCAATAGAGAAGATCCGCATATTTTTCGGAATAGATGACATCGAAAAATTTGATCGCTGCCTCTACATTCTTCGCATCCTTCGTAATCCCATACTTCGACCAGACTAGGAAGGGATCTTCCAACTGGGCTGCCGGAGTAATGCCGTCAACCGCTTTAAGCGGCATGAGCGGAAGATATTCGCCCCCGCCTAGAATTGTAGGTTCCAGCCACATTTCCAAATTGTAATCGCCTAAAGACGCGACCTTATTGTCGGCTACTTTTTGCTGAACGAGCTCATTTCTTCCGCTAATTAAACTCGTATCGATGATCCCTTCTTTGACTAGCTGCTGCATATAGCGGAAGTAGTCCTTAATACCGTCCTGGTACCACGGTGAAACTACCTTCTTGTTTTCCACATCAACAGCGGTTACTCCCGAGCCAAGCCCGAACCACTGCGCGATCGGGCCGGCAAAATTGCCGGGATTGTATACTAAAACCTCATCCTTCTGCCCGTTGCCGTTGGCATCTTGATCTTGAAGCGCTTTCAATGCTTGCCGGTATTCATCCGCAGTTGTAGGAACAGGGATTTTCAGCTTTTCAAGCCAATCTTTGCGGATGAGCATGGTTAGGCCTACAGGTGCCGGTTTATTCTGTTGGTATGTTTTTTTGTGTAAATCACTGAACCAATACAGTTTCCCGTCAGGTGAAGTCGTTGTCTTTTCGGCAAAAGGAAAATCTTGATCATACATCTTTTTAATGTTTCCATTGCTGTATTTTTCGATAAGCGGCTTCAAATCGAGCAGAACACCCTGCTTCGCCAAGTTGAGGACTGTCGTATCGTCCAGAGCGGATAAATTCACGATGTCGGGAAGGCTGCCCCCTGATGCCATTCTTGTTTTGATCACAACGTCATACTGCTCAGTGGGCACCCTCTCATATTCCAATTCCAAGCCGGCAGTGTCAAAGAGCTTATCAAGTTCCTTCCAAACCGGATACTGCTCCCTATCCTCGAATTTGATAACTTTATTCCCTTTAGTTGGACCGAGCAGCCGAAGCTTGCTCCCCTCTTTGCTCCCTCCCGTTGCAGATGGTTCCTCGCTATTTTTCGGCGTATTTCCGTTGCTGCATCCACTTACGGCGGCAAGCGCCAACGTCAAAACAACAGTGCAGGTGAATGAATTTTTCCACTTTACCACTGGTAATTCCTCCCTTGTTTATGTTCTATTTTTTCGGGTCTATTCTTTTAATGAACCAAGCAGTGCTCCCTTCATGAAATATTTCTGAAAGAAAGGATAGGTGAAAATAACGGGCAGCGTCGTAAACACGATAATTGAATATTTCAATTGAATGTTCGACAGCATCGTAGCTACTGCGTTGCGGGTCTCCTCAAGGGACAACAGCTTTAAATCAACCGTTTGCTGGACGACAACACGATATAAATACATCTGTAACGGATGAAGCTTCTCATTCGGCAAATAAACAAGTGCCTCAAACCAACTGTTCCAAATGCCGACAATGGTGTAAATGGCGATTACCGCAATGATCGGCTTCGAAATAGGCAGGATGATTTTGAACAGCAACTGTAAGTGGGATGCCCCATCCATAAAGGCGGATTCCTTCAGTGCCTCCGGGATCGTTGTAAAATAAGTTCGGACAAGGATGATATTCCAGATGCCAACCATCCCAGGGATGATAATGGCGAACATCGTGTTGTAAAGCCCGAGCTTGTTCACAAGCAGAAAGGACGGGATGAGCCCTCCTCCGAAATACATAGGGATCAGTAGAAATGCAATGATCCATTTGCGTCCTTTTAGAGTCCGCACGGTTAGTGGGTAAGCGCCCAATACAGCGGTAAGACAGTTCAATAATGTCCCGGCGGCGACGTAGATGATCGTATTGGAATACGCCCACCACATTCTAGAGTCCCTGATGATCAATTCATAAGAGTCCAGAATAAACCCTTTTGGAAACCAAAAAACGTTCATTGCCGCTACTTCCAATGGAGAGCTGACAGACATGATCATGACATAATAAAAAGGATACAGCGTAATTAAGCAAATAAAGAGTGCGATTGCATAAAGAAGAATATCAACTGCAACAGAACCTTGCTTGATCTTATTCGGATTTCTCCTGAACATGGCGGTCATCATGATCCTCCTTACCACAACGCGTAATCGGAATATTTTCGGCTCAGAGTATTGGCGATGTACAGCAGCGTGAAATTAATGACAGCTATAAACAATCCAACTGCCGTACCTGCACTAAAATTACCGCCAAGCAGGCCATCACGGTACAGATAAGTACCAACGACATCGGCTGTTTCAAGGACCATCGGATTGTAAATCAAAAGAATGAATTCACTGTTCGCCGATAACAAGCTGCCGATCGCGAATATGAGCAAGATGAAGATCGTAGGACGGATAGAAGGCAGCGTAATATGAAGCATTTGTTTGAACCGATTGGCTCCGTCCATTTTGGCCGCTTCATACAGATGAGGATCGATCGAGGACATCGCAGCCAAATATAAAATGCTGCTCCAACCGAATGATTTCCAAATGCTTGTAATGGTATAGATTGCCGGAAAATAAGCCGCTTCCGTATTCAGCGCAATTGGTTTCCCGCCGAACAGCTTCACCACTTCGTTCACAAGGCCGTCCATATTAATGAATGACAGCACCATGCCGGCGACAACGACGCTGGATATAAAATGCGGTAAATAACTTGCTGTTTGGACATACTTTTTGAACAATCCACTCTTGAGTTCGTTCAGCAGAAGAGCGAATAGAATCGGTACCCAAAATCCAAAGGCAAAAAAATAGAAGCTCAGCATGAATGTGTTCCGCATAAGTCTTACAAAATAGGGTCCGTTAAAAAAATCGATAAAATGCTTTAACCCGACCCAGCGAACGCTTTCATTAAAAGAAAAAAAGGAAGCCCCCGGAAAGTAATCCTGGAAAGCA
This window contains:
- a CDS encoding putative aldouronate transport system permease protein, whose product is MTAMFRRNPNKIKQGSVAVDILLYAIALFICLITLYPFYYVMIMSVSSPLEVAAMNVFWFPKGFILDSYELIIRDSRMWWAYSNTIIYVAAGTLLNCLTAVLGAYPLTVRTLKGRKWIIAFLLIPMYFGGGLIPSFLLVNKLGLYNTMFAIIIPGMVGIWNIILVRTYFTTIPEALKESAFMDGASHLQLLFKIILPISKPIIAVIAIYTIVGIWNSWFEALVYLPNEKLHPLQMYLYRVVVQQTVDLKLLSLEETRNAVATMLSNIQLKYSIIVFTTLPVIFTYPFFQKYFMKGALLGSLKE
- a CDS encoding putative aldouronate transport system permease protein — encoded protein: MRVSSRLNKHAHHRNLENLQLYLIMLPVLLHILIFSYIPMYGIIIAFQDYFPGASFFSFNESVRWVGLKHFIDFFNGPYFVRLMRNTFMLSFYFFAFGFWVPILFALLLNELKSGLFKKYVQTASYLPHFISSVVVAGMVLSFINMDGLVNEVVKLFGGKPIALNTEAAYFPAIYTITSIWKSFGWSSILYLAAMSSIDPHLYEAAKMDGANRFKQMLHITLPSIRPTIFILLIFAIGSLLSANSEFILLIYNPMVLETADVVGTYLYRDGLLGGNFSAGTAVGLFIAVINFTLLYIANTLSRKYSDYALW
- a CDS encoding carbohydrate ABC transporter substrate-binding protein, CUT1 family gives rise to the protein MVKWKNSFTCTVVLTLALAAVSGCSNGNTPKNSEEPSATGGSKEGSKLRLLGPTKGNKVIKFEDREQYPVWKELDKLFDTAGLELEYERVPTEQYDVVIKTRMASGGSLPDIVNLSALDDTTVLNLAKQGVLLDLKPLIEKYSNGNIKKMYDQDFPFAEKTTTSPDGKLYWFSDLHKKTYQQNKPAPVGLTMLIRKDWLEKLKIPVPTTADEYRQALKALQDQDANGNGQKDEVLVYNPGNFAGPIAQWFGLGSGVTAVDVENKKVVSPWYQDGIKDYFRYMQQLVKEGIIDTSLISGRNELVQQKVADNKVASLGDYNLEMWLEPTILGGGEYLPLMPLKAVDGITPAAQLEDPFLVWSKYGITKDAKNVEAAIKFFDVIYSEKYADLLYWGIEGQTYKFDGGAKVFIDNGNDEEKAKSKLVTGGAIYGDGIFPRVQFANLESELTNVPKHKADHELAIMEYKPYYVNMNHKYLAIPNDQQLEAKTKIMNNLSTYSLELATKLALGQKSLDDWDQYIAELKKLGLDQLIEIDQQLHDRYNQIQ